In Symmachiella dynata, the following are encoded in one genomic region:
- a CDS encoding 1-acyl-sn-glycerol-3-phosphate acyltransferase, with protein MSNQPVVEKRGWMRTLVRWLATKYYPTIETTGSERIPQTGSVLLCANHANSLIDPVLIGIVARRPVRFMAKAPLFDNPLLGPPMRALGMIPAYRGSDDARDVRRNIESLDVGAKALVDGLAMGIFPEGKSTDQAHLEMVRSGAARMALQAVAEGADDLLVIPIGITYECKDAFRSSVWIQVGEPIDVAECLAEHDGKERVARRSLTQLLEARLKDVVVHLDEPDWEPWLDDLQSLAEAPRDANKETSPPLKRRKRIADAINYFFAKDRPRAESVADDIKAYRDHVQQAGLTIESPVLRLRGFRVFAEIAWELFCLILLFFPALAGTLQHLVPFVIVRGLAPYFDQPGRKTIATSRVFVGLPAYLLWYAVVAWWAFGYFAPWFAWTWMIAAPFCGVIAIHYWRRAGRVAQLIWHQIQVTIDRKTLLNLRQQEADLRTELRGLAEDYEEVSPRPIKEFRPSRKSQIGRIAGRALVVLLVFATLWIARYRLFDDPLSGSGLDVQQISQRRMTALVDADEQELNRLIDELDTLEARATRLQRDFNDGNRSFTNQADDDDLREVLRRYMTHREALLRIVWKYQRYAEIENEELRLRTFLLEFTAASMLYEASLKFVHQFGDRSEAVAKLNEPEPNWGIPAGLYDTIRHNLASPQNIRMFELARQYYHQEHVQQQLKTHALLTSPPYDRFHNAIEDAEATIREINDSVSARVIQVAVSDLGNLIYHAQYATQSLVSTWIGDFKIRQPHGGEPLIDKQQLAQLSEVLEPGDILLERRNWYLSNAFLPGYWPHGAVYVGTTEDLKRLGLDTNEYVSKHWHKFSANDEEGHPHVIVEAVSEGVIFSSLEHSIGGADSVAVLRPSVSEQEKKDAIVSAFSFAGRPYDFEFNFETPSMLVCTEVVFRAYGGNAGTIQFPLEEIMGRQTMPAINLARKFDEEYGNDAAQFEFVAFIDGDEVAETSRFVTDAEAFRNTVDRPASSFVQSSDPIALKSIGPLGRTLAFLTLLAAVWAVAAPLARRLRSPKLAVSNEPESTEPPPGQ; from the coding sequence TCCGATGAGGGCATTGGGAATGATTCCCGCCTATCGCGGCAGTGACGATGCCCGTGATGTTCGTCGTAATATTGAAAGCCTGGACGTCGGTGCCAAGGCGCTGGTCGACGGCCTGGCCATGGGAATCTTTCCCGAAGGAAAATCGACCGACCAGGCGCATTTAGAAATGGTCCGTTCCGGCGCTGCGCGGATGGCTCTGCAAGCTGTCGCGGAAGGGGCCGACGACTTGTTGGTCATTCCGATTGGGATCACCTACGAATGCAAAGATGCGTTTCGCTCCTCCGTTTGGATTCAGGTGGGTGAGCCGATTGATGTAGCGGAGTGTCTGGCGGAGCATGACGGAAAGGAGCGGGTCGCGCGGCGCAGCTTGACTCAACTGCTCGAAGCGCGGTTGAAAGATGTTGTCGTGCATCTCGACGAACCAGACTGGGAACCATGGCTCGACGATCTGCAGTCGCTGGCCGAAGCACCTCGCGATGCCAACAAGGAAACGTCGCCGCCATTAAAACGACGGAAACGGATCGCCGATGCGATTAACTACTTCTTTGCCAAGGACCGCCCACGGGCAGAATCGGTGGCTGACGACATCAAGGCTTATCGCGACCATGTTCAGCAGGCCGGACTAACCATCGAATCGCCCGTGTTGCGGCTCCGCGGTTTTCGGGTCTTCGCCGAGATCGCCTGGGAGCTGTTTTGCCTGATCCTGTTGTTCTTCCCGGCACTGGCGGGAACGTTGCAGCATCTCGTTCCGTTTGTCATCGTTCGCGGGCTAGCGCCGTATTTTGACCAGCCCGGCCGCAAGACGATTGCCACCAGTCGGGTCTTTGTTGGTTTGCCTGCCTATTTGCTCTGGTATGCTGTCGTTGCTTGGTGGGCGTTTGGCTACTTTGCTCCCTGGTTTGCCTGGACCTGGATGATTGCTGCGCCGTTTTGCGGGGTGATCGCCATCCACTATTGGCGAAGGGCGGGCCGCGTCGCGCAGTTGATCTGGCATCAGATTCAAGTCACCATTGATCGCAAGACCTTATTGAACCTACGTCAGCAGGAAGCGGACTTGCGTACGGAGCTGCGTGGTTTGGCTGAGGATTATGAAGAAGTCTCGCCGCGGCCGATCAAGGAATTCCGTCCGTCTCGTAAAAGCCAAATCGGACGCATCGCCGGGCGAGCCCTCGTCGTATTGTTGGTCTTTGCGACTCTTTGGATTGCGCGTTATCGCCTTTTCGACGATCCACTCAGCGGGAGCGGGCTGGACGTCCAGCAGATTTCCCAGCGACGAATGACGGCCTTGGTTGATGCTGATGAACAAGAACTCAATCGGCTCATCGACGAACTGGATACCTTAGAAGCTCGGGCGACACGCCTTCAGCGCGATTTTAATGATGGCAACCGTTCATTCACAAATCAGGCGGATGACGATGACCTTCGGGAAGTCTTGCGACGCTACATGACCCACCGCGAAGCTCTGCTCCGGATCGTCTGGAAGTATCAACGCTATGCGGAAATTGAGAATGAGGAACTGCGTCTCCGCACCTTTCTGTTGGAATTTACAGCGGCCTCGATGCTGTATGAGGCGTCGCTCAAATTCGTCCATCAATTTGGTGACCGTTCTGAGGCAGTCGCCAAATTGAACGAGCCTGAACCGAACTGGGGAATTCCTGCCGGGTTGTACGACACGATTCGGCATAATCTCGCCAGTCCCCAGAATATCCGCATGTTCGAATTGGCGCGGCAGTACTATCACCAGGAGCATGTGCAACAGCAGTTGAAAACGCATGCACTCTTAACCTCGCCGCCTTACGATCGGTTTCACAATGCCATTGAGGATGCGGAAGCGACGATCCGTGAAATCAACGATTCGGTCTCCGCACGGGTCATCCAAGTCGCTGTTTCTGATTTGGGGAACCTGATTTATCATGCGCAATACGCGACACAATCGCTGGTTTCGACCTGGATTGGCGATTTTAAAATCCGGCAACCCCACGGGGGCGAACCGCTTATCGATAAGCAACAGTTGGCCCAATTGAGCGAGGTGCTTGAGCCGGGCGATATACTCTTGGAGCGGCGGAATTGGTATCTGTCCAACGCTTTCCTACCTGGCTATTGGCCGCACGGTGCGGTCTACGTTGGCACGACGGAAGACCTGAAGCGTTTGGGACTGGATACGAATGAATACGTCAGCAAACATTGGCACAAGTTCTCAGCCAATGATGAGGAAGGGCACCCCCATGTGATCGTGGAGGCGGTCAGCGAAGGCGTGATCTTCTCGTCGTTGGAACACTCGATCGGCGGCGCGGATTCGGTGGCCGTGCTGCGGCCCAGCGTCAGTGAACAAGAAAAAAAGGACGCGATCGTGAGCGCCTTTAGTTTCGCCGGACGGCCCTACGATTTTGAGTTCAACTTCGAAACGCCGTCGATGCTGGTTTGTACCGAAGTCGTGTTTCGTGCCTATGGCGGGAATGCCGGCACGATTCAGTTTCCGCTGGAAGAAATCATGGGGCGGCAAACCATGCCGGCCATCAACCTGGCGCGCAAGTTCGACGAGGAATACGGCAACGACGCTGCTCAGTTTGAATTCGTTGCTTTTATTGATGGTGATGAAGTGGCGGAAACCTCACGATTCGTTACCGATGCAGAGGCATTTCGCAATACCGTCGATCGCCCCGCTAGTTCGTTTGTCCAATCCTCCGACCCCATCGCGCTGAAAAGCATCGGCCCGCTCGGAAGGACGTTGGCATTTCTTACACTACTTGCCGCCGTGTGGGCTGTGGCAGCGCCGCTCGCGCGGCGACTCAGGTCTCCGAAACTGGCGGTGTCGAATGAACCGGAATCGACGGAGCCACCCCCTGGCCAATAA
- a CDS encoding arylsulfatase, whose protein sequence is MKTNLLCWALFATITSLLTAEEPARFDRSVKVTQNFEAAIPHPAQQKAVAEKLAALEKKTGRKPNILWLVVDDMGYGDPGCYGGGEVIGAATPNIDRLAVGGLKLTSCYSQQTCTPTRAAILTGRLPVRTGLTRPILAGDKVTKNPWEGEVSLATLLSEAGYYTLLTGKWHIGEGKGMRPHDVGFDEFLGYYPAQKEISQRVDERRYPGLVLDPDRMKMFEGVGPDDHLTHGFKGGKTEQLAQIKSTEDMGKADQVLADFTIAQIKKLAQGDKPFFIEHCFMKVHCDNFRNPDLGVLSESKYAYKEAVAEVDLHVDEIVKALDEAGVLENTFVFFTSDNGPQMDAWPDSGYTPFRGAKGTTFEGGVRVPGIAYWKGMIKPGRTSNDVFDLMDLFGTAMTLAGVAIDKLPDDRYYDFIDQTSFLLEDEGKSNREAVYFWWGTELMAIRMKEYKGHVKVVLPQSTHMHIDLALVHDVGLAPWIFNLHLDPKEEMTVGHRRDPWLASVLGKLKAHAATMKKYPPKNIGL, encoded by the coding sequence ATGAAAACGAACCTACTGTGTTGGGCTCTCTTCGCCACGATCACTTCCCTCCTCACGGCGGAGGAACCGGCGAGATTTGACCGCTCTGTCAAAGTAACCCAAAACTTCGAAGCGGCGATTCCCCACCCTGCACAGCAGAAGGCAGTCGCGGAGAAGCTTGCGGCTCTGGAAAAAAAGACGGGACGGAAGCCTAACATTCTCTGGCTGGTGGTGGACGACATGGGGTACGGCGACCCCGGATGCTATGGCGGAGGAGAGGTCATCGGTGCAGCCACGCCTAACATAGATCGATTGGCAGTAGGCGGCTTGAAGCTGACTTCGTGTTACTCGCAACAAACCTGCACGCCCACGCGAGCGGCAATTTTGACAGGGCGACTTCCGGTTAGAACGGGATTAACACGCCCGATCTTGGCGGGGGACAAGGTCACGAAAAATCCCTGGGAAGGGGAGGTTTCGCTCGCAACGTTATTAAGTGAAGCAGGCTATTACACGCTACTGACCGGTAAGTGGCATATTGGTGAAGGAAAAGGGATGCGACCGCACGACGTGGGATTCGACGAATTCCTCGGTTACTACCCCGCCCAGAAAGAAATCTCGCAGCGTGTTGATGAACGACGCTATCCTGGACTTGTACTCGATCCGGATCGCATGAAAATGTTTGAAGGCGTTGGTCCCGACGATCACCTGACGCATGGCTTTAAAGGGGGCAAAACCGAGCAGTTGGCACAGATCAAATCGACTGAGGACATGGGCAAAGCGGACCAGGTTCTCGCCGATTTCACGATCGCGCAAATCAAGAAACTTGCTCAAGGGGACAAGCCGTTCTTTATCGAGCATTGCTTCATGAAGGTCCATTGCGACAACTTCCGCAACCCGGACTTGGGAGTGCTGAGCGAGAGCAAATATGCCTATAAGGAAGCGGTCGCGGAAGTTGATCTGCATGTGGACGAAATCGTAAAAGCGCTCGATGAGGCGGGAGTTTTGGAGAACACGTTTGTTTTCTTCACCTCAGATAACGGTCCCCAAATGGATGCCTGGCCCGATTCTGGTTACACCCCTTTCCGTGGCGCGAAGGGAACCACCTTTGAGGGAGGCGTCCGTGTGCCGGGAATCGCCTATTGGAAGGGAATGATCAAGCCGGGACGGACCAGCAATGATGTGTTCGACCTGATGGATCTGTTCGGCACAGCGATGACACTTGCAGGCGTCGCAATCGATAAACTTCCGGACGACCGGTATTACGACTTCATCGACCAGACTTCGTTTCTATTGGAGGATGAAGGGAAGTCTAATCGTGAAGCGGTGTATTTTTGGTGGGGGACGGAGTTGATGGCGATTCGGATGAAAGAGTACAAGGGGCACGTGAAAGTGGTCCTCCCGCAGTCCACGCACATGCACATCGATCTTGCGCTGGTCCACGATGTCGGTCTGGCCCCGTGGATCTTCAATCTGCATCTCGATCCCAAGGAAGAGATGACTGTCGGCCACCGCCGCGATCCTTGGCTGGCATCCGTACTGGGGAAATTGAAAGCCCATGCAGCGACCATGAAAAAGTATCCCCCGAAGAATATTGGGCTATAG
- a CDS encoding HTTM domain-containing protein: protein MNETQVEQVAKGDDASSQFGGGQRWGFLFAPVDIASIVVFRILFGGIMLWHVSKYYRDDMIAFYYIKPPFHLTFYGLEWIRPWPGDLMYLHFAVMGVAACLVLIGWFYRAATIVLFLTFTHQFLIEKSLYQNHYYLMALISFLMIFIPAHRAFSVDALFRPKAASQTIPAWSLWLLRIQLGIVYFYGGLAKINVDWLHGWPMRIWLRRHTDFPVLGDYVHQEWCVAFFTYGGLLFDLLVVPMLLWKRTRMLAFMIAISFHLLNSQLFSIGVFPWFMIGATLIYFSPSWPRTLVYKLLWIPGRRPLPAAAPVKAKLTSRQKLTVALLGVYLTVQILVPFRHFLYPQSESWTEEGHFFAWHMMLREKLVGLRFYATNPQTGNSGSLDIRPYVTERQIRRLGKDPDMILDFVHFLHGELLKQGNDEIEIRVLALAALNGRKPQPLVDPTIDLAQVPRTLFHQKEIIVPLTEPLREEAWEVPLLDWEQHPDLAKYFTSEKR from the coding sequence ATGAATGAGACGCAGGTGGAGCAGGTTGCGAAGGGGGATGATGCCTCTTCGCAATTTGGCGGTGGGCAGCGTTGGGGATTTTTGTTCGCACCGGTGGATATCGCGTCGATTGTTGTCTTCCGGATCTTATTTGGCGGCATCATGCTGTGGCATGTCTCCAAATACTATCGCGACGACATGATCGCGTTTTACTACATCAAGCCTCCCTTCCATTTGACCTTTTACGGACTGGAATGGATTCGTCCCTGGCCGGGCGATCTGATGTACTTGCATTTTGCCGTCATGGGCGTCGCCGCCTGTCTGGTGCTCATCGGGTGGTTTTACCGCGCGGCGACCATTGTGCTGTTTTTGACGTTCACCCACCAGTTTTTGATCGAAAAGTCGCTGTATCAGAACCACTATTATTTAATGGCTTTGATCAGCTTTTTGATGATATTCATCCCCGCTCACCGGGCATTTTCGGTGGATGCGCTTTTTCGCCCCAAAGCCGCCAGTCAAACGATTCCTGCTTGGTCGTTGTGGTTACTGCGGATTCAGTTGGGGATTGTCTATTTCTACGGCGGACTGGCCAAAATTAATGTCGATTGGCTGCACGGTTGGCCGATGCGGATCTGGCTGCGGCGGCATACCGATTTTCCGGTTCTGGGAGACTATGTCCACCAGGAATGGTGCGTCGCGTTTTTTACCTACGGCGGGTTGTTGTTCGACCTACTTGTGGTCCCGATGCTGCTTTGGAAGCGGACGCGGATGCTGGCGTTCATGATCGCGATCTCTTTTCATCTGTTGAATTCGCAATTGTTTAGCATTGGCGTCTTTCCCTGGTTCATGATTGGGGCGACGTTGATTTATTTCTCCCCCAGTTGGCCGCGGACGCTTGTCTATAAGCTGTTGTGGATTCCGGGCCGGAGGCCGCTCCCAGCGGCAGCGCCTGTGAAAGCAAAGCTCACCAGCCGGCAAAAGCTGACGGTCGCCTTACTGGGGGTTTATCTGACAGTGCAGATCCTGGTCCCCTTTCGTCACTTCCTCTATCCGCAAAGTGAGAGTTGGACCGAAGAGGGACACTTTTTTGCTTGGCATATGATGCTACGCGAGAAGCTGGTCGGCCTACGGTTCTATGCGACCAATCCCCAGACGGGCAATTCGGGTAGTCTGGATATCCGCCCCTACGTCACCGAACGGCAGATCCGGCGACTGGGGAAAGACCCCGACATGATCCTCGACTTCGTGCATTTTCTGCACGGTGAACTCTTGAAGCAGGGCAACGATGAGATCGAGATTCGTGTGCTAGCGCTCGCGGCACTCAACGGCCGCAAACCGCAGCCGTTGGTCGACCCCACGATTGATCTCGCCCAGGTCCCCCGCACGCTGTTCCACCAAAAGGAGATCATCGTGCCGCTCACCGAACCGCTCCGTGAAGAGGCGTGGGAGGTGCCGTTACTTGATTGGGAGCAGCACCCCGACTTGGCGAAGTACTTCACCAGCGAAAAACGTTGA
- a CDS encoding DUF1559 domain-containing protein, whose translation MQTRKSFKGFTLIELLVVIAIIAILIALLLPAVQQAREAARRTQCRNNLKQIGLALHNYHDTSLTFPPGTLFGDDDFGWAAFILPGLDQGNLYKQIDFSNDGEIVGEDKPILLQPGVTDTVLAVYTCPSSTLRTHSFLRVGARAPFDLGGHAKNDYSACLGSGGGSITGMFGKIKDNNSPTRIRNVIDGTSNTICVGEGNTQAARDTDPSTINDTSSNAKDFPVWIGTNDQHQNVVKETQPTKPPNGAICDDCFASQHTGGVFFLFADGSVHFISENIDGQTYSDLGDKADGNVVGEF comes from the coding sequence ATGCAGACTCGGAAATCATTCAAAGGATTTACTCTCATTGAACTGCTGGTGGTGATTGCGATCATTGCGATCCTCATCGCTCTGCTGCTGCCGGCCGTACAACAAGCACGTGAAGCGGCCCGGCGGACTCAATGCCGCAACAACCTCAAGCAAATCGGTCTCGCCCTACACAACTACCACGATACTTCCCTGACTTTCCCGCCCGGCACGCTGTTTGGCGACGACGATTTCGGCTGGGCCGCCTTCATTCTTCCCGGCCTGGACCAAGGAAACCTGTACAAACAAATTGACTTCTCTAACGACGGAGAAATCGTCGGAGAAGACAAGCCAATTTTGTTACAGCCCGGCGTAACCGACACGGTGCTCGCGGTCTATACTTGCCCCTCCTCCACACTACGAACGCACAGCTTCCTCCGCGTCGGTGCAAGAGCGCCCTTTGACCTGGGAGGTCACGCCAAGAACGACTACAGCGCGTGTCTGGGGTCCGGTGGCGGGTCGATCACAGGCATGTTCGGAAAGATCAAGGACAACAACTCCCCGACACGGATCAGAAATGTCATCGATGGCACTTCCAATACGATCTGTGTGGGCGAAGGCAACACCCAGGCTGCGCGTGATACCGATCCGTCCACCATAAATGATACATCTAGTAACGCCAAAGATTTCCCGGTTTGGATCGGCACGAACGACCAACATCAAAATGTTGTTAAGGAAACGCAACCCACCAAGCCCCCGAATGGAGCCATCTGCGATGACTGTTTCGCCAGCCAGCATACAGGGGGCGTGTTTTTCCTCTTTGCAGACGGCTCGGTGCATTTCATAAGCGAAAACATCGATGGCCAGACATACTCGGATCTGGGCGACAAAGCTGACGGCAACGTCGTTGGCGAATTCTAA
- a CDS encoding leucine-rich repeat domain-containing protein gives MSFQILPHAKLAQWPGFLISTFTGLLLISGCSGSNAQHPATANLEALGAKVTTNTAGEVQSLAIIKGEDFTDEQMETIGKIETLKSLEIKGAPITDAGLKKLSGLKQLKKLFIHNSEITDWTPLSSFSNLEQLSLQGSKINDSGLEHLANLSKLKLLNLTDTQVSGPGLAHVQSLPQLERLYLQGTLVDNAGLTHLAHQESLTWLNLCKTKVDDSGLEALGNIPALEVLFLNETNISDDGMAVLKPVILEKLPKLTALMVGGTQITDAGLVHFEELTQLEQIQLGDSRITRAGLEDLWKKLPNCLIDGPGAG, from the coding sequence GTGTCCTTTCAGATTCTCCCCCATGCAAAGCTCGCTCAATGGCCCGGTTTTTTGATCAGTACATTCACTGGACTACTACTGATTTCAGGTTGCAGCGGGTCGAACGCACAGCATCCCGCCACGGCGAACCTAGAAGCTCTCGGCGCAAAAGTGACCACGAACACTGCAGGCGAAGTGCAATCCTTGGCCATCATCAAAGGTGAGGATTTCACCGATGAACAGATGGAAACGATCGGAAAAATCGAGACGCTGAAGAGCTTGGAAATCAAAGGCGCACCAATAACCGATGCTGGTTTGAAAAAACTTTCTGGACTAAAGCAACTGAAAAAACTTTTCATCCACAATTCAGAAATCACCGACTGGACGCCATTGAGTTCGTTCTCCAACCTAGAACAACTCTCGTTACAAGGATCAAAAATCAACGACTCCGGATTGGAGCACCTTGCGAATCTCTCCAAACTCAAGTTGCTCAACCTCACGGACACCCAGGTGAGCGGACCGGGTCTAGCCCACGTGCAGAGTCTTCCCCAGTTGGAACGGCTGTACCTGCAAGGCACGCTCGTGGACAACGCAGGGCTAACACATTTGGCCCATCAGGAGAGTTTAACCTGGCTGAACCTCTGTAAAACCAAGGTGGACGACTCCGGACTGGAAGCTTTAGGCAATATTCCTGCGCTTGAAGTCTTGTTCCTCAACGAGACGAACATCTCGGATGACGGTATGGCGGTCTTGAAGCCGGTCATTCTGGAAAAACTGCCCAAATTGACGGCATTGATGGTGGGCGGAACACAGATCACCGATGCCGGTTTGGTTCATTTTGAAGAGTTGACGCAACTCGAACAGATCCAGCTAGGCGATTCTCGGATTACCCGCGCGGGCCTAGAAGATCTTTGGAAAAAGCTGCCCAATTGTCTCATCGACGGCCCTGGCGCCGGCTGA
- a CDS encoding purple acid phosphatase family protein: MQARVKFICSLATVLGLALAVYVARPDRSPANDQEKPPEAVAEEILHRPTAMPDRILLTWNDDVATTQAVTWRTDTSVKKGYAQIALAEDGPMFTTKSKDVSSTKQLLDSDLGQAHYHTAHFTDLTPKTLYVYRVGDGVNWSSWTHFRTPSTEAEPFTFIYFGDAQNNLKAHWWRVFREAYADAPRAQFMLHAGDLINRGSRDAEWGDWVRAGGWVNAMIPSVAIPGNHEYSKYDPNGNEYPDGQRQLSTHWPVLFEFPTNGPDSLSESAYWFDFQGTRFICLNSNEQIDVQTPWLEGVLKDNPNKWTVVTHHHPIYPSSRAQNPEIRDGWQPLYDKYGVDIVLQGHDHSYGRTGLMGYEQNLPTGVTVQSEKAGTLYVVSVSGPKQYGRNDFPFVRRAEDTQLYQIITVDGDELRYDARTATGALYDAFTLRKRDGEVNELIERVPDTPEYRRPEIKKKP, translated from the coding sequence ATGCAAGCACGCGTTAAGTTCATCTGCAGTTTGGCAACGGTTTTAGGATTAGCGCTGGCGGTCTACGTGGCCCGTCCCGATCGTTCCCCAGCCAATGATCAAGAAAAGCCCCCGGAAGCGGTTGCGGAAGAAATTCTCCACCGCCCGACAGCAATGCCGGATCGCATCCTCTTGACCTGGAACGACGACGTCGCCACGACGCAAGCGGTGACATGGCGAACCGATACGTCGGTCAAAAAAGGCTATGCGCAAATCGCCTTGGCCGAGGATGGACCGATGTTTACGACGAAATCGAAAGATGTTTCCTCAACAAAACAATTGCTGGATTCCGACCTGGGCCAGGCGCATTACCACACGGCGCATTTCACGGATCTGACACCGAAAACGCTGTATGTGTACCGTGTGGGGGATGGCGTGAATTGGAGTTCTTGGACTCATTTTCGCACGCCCAGCACAGAGGCTGAGCCGTTTACGTTTATTTACTTTGGCGATGCTCAGAACAATCTCAAAGCGCATTGGTGGCGGGTTTTTCGCGAAGCTTATGCCGATGCGCCCCGGGCGCAGTTTATGTTGCACGCGGGCGATTTGATCAATCGCGGCAGCCGGGACGCGGAATGGGGCGATTGGGTGCGGGCCGGCGGATGGGTGAATGCGATGATCCCCAGCGTGGCGATTCCCGGCAACCACGAGTACTCCAAGTATGATCCCAACGGCAATGAATACCCCGACGGTCAGCGGCAGCTATCCACGCATTGGCCGGTCCTGTTTGAATTCCCCACCAACGGACCCGACAGCCTCTCGGAATCGGCCTATTGGTTCGACTTTCAGGGAACACGTTTCATTTGCCTTAACAGCAACGAGCAGATTGATGTGCAAACGCCCTGGCTGGAAGGAGTTCTCAAGGACAATCCCAACAAATGGACAGTCGTGACGCACCACCATCCGATTTACCCGTCCAGCCGCGCACAAAACCCAGAAATCCGCGATGGCTGGCAGCCGCTGTATGACAAATACGGGGTCGATATCGTCCTGCAAGGCCACGACCATAGCTACGGCCGCACCGGTTTGATGGGCTATGAACAGAATCTACCGACCGGTGTGACCGTCCAAAGTGAAAAAGCGGGAACGCTCTACGTCGTGTCGGTCAGTGGCCCCAAACAATACGGCCGCAACGATTTCCCGTTCGTGCGACGGGCGGAAGATACGCAGTTGTATCAGATCATTACCGTCGATGGTGACGAGTTGCGCTACGATGCACGCACGGCCACTGGAGCCTTGTACGATGCATTCACATTGCGCAAACGGGACGGTGAGGTCAACGAGTTGATCGAACGCGTTCCCGATACGCCTGAATACCGCCGCCCTGAAATCAAGAAAAAGCCATAA
- a CDS encoding sulfatase: MRVALFLLLTGVLSVSSSRAADPTPRPNVLFIVCDDLNTHVSTSGYPHIKTPNLEGLAKAGMTFGRAYCQYPVCGPSRASFLSGLYPESTGVLDNKSDIRTTRPNTRSLPQCFKEQGYWTASVGKVFHSPQHEQGPLAWNKFQRFENDEMPHVLAAKKVFEAKHGPVDKGKNRRLWKKHLGTLSTQTHGRPRPGYGPSGLRDEQHKDGKNVRQVVSWLDEKRNGERPFFIVCGIQKPHVPFLAPDAYFKLYPQESLQFSLTPAGFWNQAPRTAMVKRFQGFGFELGIENDALRREYTQAYHACISFIDAQIGLLLEGLKRNGLWENTIVVLTSDHGYQLGEHFMWGKVTLFEVCNRVPLLIRVPRLTQPGSSSDGLVELIDLYPTLAELCAVTPPEDLQGTSLVPMLSDPALPGKEFVYTVVRRGRKFGKAIRADHWRYARWPDGEELYDLQQDPAEHVNLATSAKHTDVLSVMRARLDRAEKTVAARR, translated from the coding sequence ATGAGAGTCGCTCTTTTCCTGTTGCTCACTGGTGTATTGTCTGTGAGCAGTAGTCGTGCTGCGGACCCCACGCCGCGGCCGAATGTGCTGTTTATTGTTTGCGATGATCTCAACACTCACGTTTCGACCTCTGGGTATCCGCACATCAAGACACCCAATTTGGAGGGCCTCGCGAAGGCCGGGATGACGTTCGGTCGGGCGTATTGCCAATATCCCGTTTGCGGACCGTCGCGGGCTTCATTTCTCAGCGGGCTGTATCCCGAATCGACCGGGGTTCTCGACAATAAAAGCGACATCCGAACGACGCGCCCCAACACGCGATCCTTGCCGCAATGTTTCAAAGAACAAGGGTATTGGACGGCGTCTGTAGGAAAGGTTTTTCATTCGCCACAACATGAGCAAGGCCCGCTCGCTTGGAACAAATTCCAGCGTTTCGAAAACGATGAAATGCCGCACGTACTTGCAGCTAAAAAGGTTTTTGAAGCCAAGCACGGCCCCGTCGACAAAGGCAAGAATCGTCGTCTTTGGAAGAAGCATTTGGGTACACTTTCGACGCAGACGCATGGTCGGCCGCGCCCAGGATACGGCCCCTCCGGACTTCGTGACGAACAACACAAGGATGGCAAAAATGTCCGGCAGGTTGTGTCGTGGCTTGATGAAAAACGCAACGGCGAACGGCCATTCTTCATCGTCTGTGGAATCCAAAAACCCCACGTTCCGTTTCTCGCCCCCGATGCCTACTTCAAGCTGTATCCCCAGGAAAGCTTGCAGTTTTCATTGACTCCAGCTGGATTCTGGAACCAAGCCCCGCGCACGGCAATGGTCAAACGATTTCAGGGTTTCGGTTTCGAGTTGGGCATTGAAAACGACGCTCTCCGACGCGAATACACTCAAGCCTACCACGCCTGCATTTCCTTCATCGATGCACAAATTGGCCTGTTGCTAGAAGGCTTGAAGCGAAACGGCCTGTGGGAGAACACGATCGTCGTGCTGACTTCCGATCACGGTTATCAGCTTGGTGAGCATTTTATGTGGGGCAAGGTGACACTATTCGAGGTCTGCAACCGTGTGCCGCTTTTGATTCGCGTTCCTCGCCTCACACAACCCGGCTCGTCCAGCGACGGCCTGGTGGAACTGATCGATCTCTACCCCACGCTCGCCGAACTCTGTGCGGTGACTCCTCCCGAGGATCTGCAAGGTACCAGCTTGGTTCCCATGCTTTCTGATCCTGCGTTGCCTGGCAAGGAATTTGTCTACACAGTCGTAAGACGTGGCCGAAAATTTGGCAAAGCGATCCGAGCAGACCACTGGCGCTACGCACGTTGGCCGGATGGTGAGGAACTCTATGATCTGCAGCAAGACCCCGCGGAGCACGTCAACCTCGCGACCTCTGCGAAACACACCGACGTTTTGTCCGTGATGAGAGCCCGGCTGGACCGAGCCGAAAAAACAGTTGCTGCACGACGATAA